From a region of the Deltaproteobacteria bacterium genome:
- a CDS encoding FAD-binding oxidoreductase — protein sequence MRRLAGNLELVHRLREIFGADRISHSPAVASVYARDLGADAEWDWRSGRLPERPDFVVWPETAEELSRLIRLANDWKIPIIPYGGGTGVRGGVRTVGGGIVCDMKRMNRVIWLDETALIVAAQAGITGTQLERQLRRKGFTLGAFAFRHPASTMGGALAVRGGGHATERYGRLVDKVVNMRAVLPDGLIVKTFPSPRSATGPDFDHLLLGSEGTLGIIFRATMRVHMLPAARTLVAARFATFAEGADALRAVCRDGIRPAGARLADPADARAFFTDPDLPPPDGFVLCAMFEGNPRRVDLEKEMAIECVHHHGGRLIDESFARWWIDRPFAEQFRVAPALAEARMNFESVDLSATWGDLGAIYDAARNALADVGDVTAGVSGPDANGAALTLCVTGRTNGAGDEAWNAALGRACESAMAAGAGISRHLGVGTRRIHAHEREAGPFADRLREFKKRLDPHGILNPGKLMAAAAPPEAR from the coding sequence TTGCGGCGACTGGCGGGAAATCTGGAACTGGTGCACCGGCTGCGCGAGATCTTCGGCGCGGACCGCATCTCGCACTCCCCCGCCGTAGCCTCCGTGTATGCGCGCGATCTGGGCGCGGATGCCGAGTGGGATTGGCGTTCGGGACGGCTGCCCGAGCGTCCCGATTTCGTCGTGTGGCCGGAAACCGCCGAGGAGCTCAGCCGACTTATTCGGCTCGCGAACGACTGGAAGATCCCGATCATCCCGTACGGCGGCGGCACGGGCGTGCGCGGCGGCGTGCGGACCGTGGGCGGCGGAATCGTTTGCGACATGAAGCGGATGAACCGCGTCATCTGGCTTGACGAAACCGCGCTCATCGTCGCGGCCCAGGCGGGCATCACGGGAACGCAGCTCGAGCGCCAACTCCGGCGCAAGGGATTCACGCTGGGAGCGTTCGCGTTTCGGCACCCGGCTTCGACCATGGGCGGCGCGCTCGCCGTGCGCGGCGGCGGCCACGCCACCGAGCGCTACGGCCGCCTCGTGGACAAGGTCGTGAACATGCGCGCGGTGCTGCCCGACGGACTGATCGTCAAGACCTTTCCCTCGCCCCGCTCGGCCACGGGACCCGACTTCGATCATCTGCTGCTCGGCAGCGAGGGCACGCTCGGCATCATTTTCCGCGCCACGATGAGGGTGCACATGCTGCCCGCGGCGAGAACACTGGTCGCCGCGCGATTCGCCACGTTCGCCGAGGGCGCCGACGCCCTGCGCGCCGTTTGCCGCGACGGCATCCGCCCGGCGGGAGCGCGGCTCGCCGACCCGGCCGACGCGCGCGCGTTTTTCACGGACCCTGATCTGCCGCCGCCGGACGGTTTTGTGCTTTGCGCGATGTTCGAGGGCAATCCCCGACGTGTGGATCTCGAAAAAGAGATGGCAATCGAGTGCGTGCACCATCACGGCGGGCGGCTGATCGACGAGTCCTTCGCCAGGTGGTGGATCGACCGGCCCTTCGCCGAGCAGTTCCGCGTCGCGCCCGCGCTGGCCGAAGCCCGTATGAATTTCGAATCCGTTGACCTGTCCGCCACCTGGGGCGATCTCGGGGCGATCTACGATGCCGCGCGCAACGCGCTGGCGGACGTGGGCGACGTGACCGCCGGCGTTTCCGGCCCCGACGCCAACGGCGCGGCGCTCACGCTGTGCGTGACGGGCCGGACAAACGGAGCGGGCGACGAGGCGTGGAACGCGGCGCTCGGCCGGGCCTGCGAGTCGGCGATGGCCGCGGGCGCCGGGATCTCGCGTCACCTGGGCGTGGGCACGCGGCGCATCCACGCGCACGAGCGAGAAGCGGGTCCGTTCGCCGACCGGCTGCGCGAATTCAAGAAGCGCCTCGACCCGCACGGCATCCTGAATCCCGGCAAGCTCATGGCGGCCGCCGCGCCGCCGGAAGCGAGGTGA
- a CDS encoding FAD-binding oxidoreductase codes for MVSRLPNPAPPEIVDVFIARLGAGAVSVADHDRWLYARDMYPVTLMHYAEGSLRHFPDLIVHPANTEEVVAVIDLARSFNMPVIPFGAGSGVCGGTMPIRGGVMLDLKRMHRILEVNDRDLTVRAQAGIMGQTLEMELNRRGFTMGHFPSSIHCSTLGGWVAARSAGQCSSKYGKIEDMVLGLEFVLPDGTIARTPAVPHGGAGPSWQQIVLGSEGTLGVVTEATCRIWPAPAQRRFLAYEFSDVRTGVEAMRLVMQNDLRPAAMRLYDPLDTLMVGKSGAEEDSGGSGLMDFIPVQQIETRLRTLIPRAFRRTQRFVAGYAEIGNKLEKLSKGECLMVLMFEGETRLTDYEFEATQHLCDRLGGINRGPEPAMKWFRNRHHVSYKMSKVFYNGAFVDTIEVAASWTRLPALYDAVRAAIRPLAFVMAHFSHAYPDGGSIYFTFLSSAPNATEAERKHKAIWHAALTAAMAVKATISHHHGIGLSKGEYLRRELGEWFPVFETLKSVMDAENRFNPGKLGLA; via the coding sequence ATGGTATCGAGGCTCCCGAATCCCGCGCCGCCCGAAATCGTGGACGTCTTCATCGCGCGGCTCGGGGCGGGGGCGGTCTCCGTTGCCGATCACGACCGCTGGCTCTACGCCCGCGACATGTACCCGGTCACCCTCATGCACTACGCAGAGGGCTCGCTGCGTCACTTCCCCGACCTGATCGTGCATCCGGCGAATACCGAGGAGGTCGTGGCCGTCATCGACCTCGCGCGCAGCTTCAACATGCCGGTGATCCCGTTCGGCGCGGGCTCCGGCGTGTGCGGCGGAACGATGCCGATTCGCGGCGGGGTGATGCTCGACCTCAAACGGATGCACCGCATCCTCGAGGTGAACGACCGGGATCTCACGGTTCGCGCGCAGGCCGGCATCATGGGCCAGACGCTCGAAATGGAGCTGAACCGGCGCGGATTCACGATGGGGCACTTCCCGTCGTCGATTCACTGCTCCACGCTCGGCGGCTGGGTCGCGGCACGCAGCGCGGGGCAGTGCTCGTCGAAATACGGCAAGATCGAGGACATGGTCCTCGGTCTCGAGTTCGTGTTGCCGGACGGTACGATTGCCCGGACCCCCGCCGTGCCCCACGGCGGCGCGGGGCCGAGTTGGCAGCAGATCGTGCTCGGCAGCGAAGGGACCCTCGGCGTGGTCACCGAGGCAACCTGCCGAATCTGGCCCGCGCCGGCCCAGCGAAGGTTCCTCGCCTACGAGTTTTCCGACGTGCGCACGGGCGTCGAGGCCATGCGGCTCGTGATGCAAAACGACCTGCGTCCGGCGGCGATGCGCCTGTACGATCCGCTGGACACGCTCATGGTCGGTAAAAGCGGCGCGGAGGAGGACTCAGGCGGTTCCGGCCTGATGGATTTCATCCCCGTCCAACAGATCGAGACGCGCCTTCGCACGCTCATCCCGCGAGCGTTCCGTCGCACGCAGCGCTTCGTGGCGGGATACGCCGAGATCGGCAACAAGCTCGAAAAGCTTTCGAAGGGCGAGTGCCTGATGGTGCTGATGTTCGAGGGTGAAACGCGCCTGACCGACTACGAGTTCGAGGCGACGCAGCACCTGTGCGATCGACTCGGCGGCATCAACCGCGGGCCCGAACCCGCGATGAAGTGGTTCAGGAACCGTCACCACGTCAGCTACAAAATGAGCAAGGTCTTTTACAACGGCGCGTTCGTGGACACGATCGAGGTGGCGGCGTCGTGGACGCGCCTCCCCGCGCTTTACGACGCGGTGCGCGCGGCGATCCGCCCGCTCGCGTTCGTGATGGCGCACTTTTCTCACGCGTATCCCGATGGCGGCTCGATCTACTTTACATTTCTCTCGTCCGCGCCCAACGCGACCGAGGCCGAACGCAAACACAAGGCGATCTGGCACGCGGCGCTCACGGCGGCGATGGCGGTCAAGGCGACCATCAGTCACCACCACGGGATCGGGCTGTCGAAAGGCGAGTATCTGCGCAGGGAACTCGGCGAGTGGTTCCCGGTGTTCGAGACGCTCAAGTCCGTGATGGACGCGGAGAATCGATTCAATCCGGGCAAGTTGGGGCTCGCGTAA